In the Colletotrichum higginsianum IMI 349063 chromosome 7 map unlocalized unitig_7, whole genome shotgun sequence genome, one interval contains:
- a CDS encoding Heterokaryon incompatibility protein, whose protein sequence is MLSGDQIRIMELLPSGDEGPAAPLRCHVHIVSLSSNPDYEAVSYVWGIPDGKTSIEVSGCSFGISSNLDALLRRLRYTNRKRQIWADQICIDQSNLSEKTTQVKMMGDIYSKCRQCLIWMGEIPESVPQSGVEDAIHLLEFMATPDDVNVPEFLSTRDKFIKVFKVLYLIHPHGNTWWSRIWTVQEVILPERKTILWGPKVLSWELLSQAMHTWTTQYMPSLMGILLDEDFQEMNALSANIVWINYGRNSDLPSILVTKWRNRKATDMRDKVFGLLGLVPDNVDLEYTGLRTCESSVAEVFSSLTLDAILSTDSLQPLVLNPRLEDDIATEGISRWAMDLKRFPKRDADTFYRDWAHDHYNACNGRALDRSFLRNTVEAHAGSTRVLGVSGVMVDTVQIISPQRSTAPESDARISENLRAWYKLAASSQPGGVSAATRPEFDEQFCRLVVADILEPRDEDDPESQSRMPNAEDLENAWRFVKEGIQSPGELWIKESHMPSQLCNQVFFITASGMMGMGPWDTLPGDEVWVFDGGNYPFTIRPRHERDSKAEFDFVGCCYIQGIMFGEWFQKQEELSTQRIYIY, encoded by the coding sequence ATGCTTTCCGGAGATCAGATTCGCATCATGGAACTGCTTCCAAGTGGAGACGAAGGTCCAGCCGCTCCGCTTAGATGCCACGTCCACATTGTATCACTCTCCAGCAATCCTGACTACGAGGCCGTGTCCTACGTTTGGGGTATACCGGATGGGAAAACGAGTATCGAAGTATCGGGGTGTAGTTTTGGGATCTCCTCCAACCTGGATGCACTGCTACGAAGGCTTCGGTACACCAATCGAAAGAGACAAATATGGGCGGATCAGATCTGCATTGATCAGAGCAACCTGAGCGAGAAGACAACCCAGGTGAAGATGATGGGCGATATCTATTCCAAGTGTCGCCAGTGCTTGATTTGGATGGGTGAGATCCCGGAATCGGTCCCTCAATCTGGGGTGGAGGACGCGATTCACCTGCTAGAGTTCATGGCGACACCAGACGACGTCAACGTGCCCGAGTTTCTCAGCACGAGGGACAAGTTCATAAAGGTCTTCAAAGTCTTGTACTTGATCCATCCCCACGGAAATACCTGGTGGTCACGCATCTGGACAGTACAAGAAGTTATTCTGCCAGAAAGAAAGACCATTCTTTGGGGGCCGAAGGTGCTGTCATGGGAGCTCCTCAGTCAAGCCATGCATACTTGGACAACACAATACATGCCTTCTTTGATGGGGATTCTTCTCGACGAAGATTTTCAGGAAATGAATGCTCTATCAGCCAACATTGTATGGATCAATTACGGACGCAACTCTGATCTCCCTTCGATCCTAGTCACCAAATGGCGTAATCGCAAAGCAACGGACATGCGCGACAAAGTCTTTGGGCTTCTTGGGTTGGTTCCTGACAATGTAGACTTGGAGTACACCGGCCTGCGTACGTGCGAATCATCTGTCGCAGAGGTTTTCAGTTCTTTGACACTGGATGCTATCCTGTCGACGGACAGTCTCCAGCCACTTGTGCTGAATCCCAGACTGGAGGACGACATTGCAACCGAGGGCATTTCTAGATGGGCCATGGACTTGAAGAGGTTCCCGAAACGCGACGCGGATACTTTCTACAGGGACTGGGCTCATGATCACTACAACGCGTGCAACGGAAGGGCTCTGGATCGGTCATTCTTGCGAAACACAGTCGAAGCTCACGCTGGTTCGACACGTGTCCTCGGCGTCTCCGGTGTCATGGTTGATACGGTCCAAATCATCAGCCCGCAACGAAGCACAGCACCGGAGTCTGATGCCCGAATATCCGAGAACTTGCGGGCTTGGTACAAGCTCGCGGCATCTAGTCAACCAGGAGGGGTTTCTGCCGCTACCCGGCCCGAGTTTGATGAACAGTTTTGCCGGCTTGTTGTTGCCGACATACTAGAACCGCGCGACGAAGATGATCCAGAGTCACAAAGTCGAATGCCGAATGCAGAAGACTTGGAAAACGCTTGGCGATTTGTTAAAGAGGGAATACAGAGCCCTGGTGAGCTCTGGATCAAGGAGTCACACATGCCCAGTCAGTTGTGCAACCAGGTATTCTTTATTACGGCGTCTGGCATGATGGGGATGGGTCCTTGGGACACGCTGCCAGGAGATGAGGTTTGGGTATTCGATGGGGGCAACTACCCGTTTACAATAAGGCCCCGCCATGAAAGGGATAGCAAAGCTGAGTTCGACTTTGTTGGGTGTTGTTATATCCAAGGTATCATGTTTGGGGAGTGGTTCCAGAAACAGGAAGAGTTGTCGACTCAGAGAATCTACATTTACTAG
- a CDS encoding Transcription initiation factor TFIID 23-30kDa subunit, with product MSTTAPENAEQAPTAPNTQEAAPPAEGTAAAAPADAAAVSEAVAPGPEPKAITRKDMSLREFLTKMDDYAPIIPDAVTNYYMTKAGLPPPPQTDPRLARLLALATQKFIADISADAYQYSRIRASNSNANNPMGNLGAAAGFPIPGQPTGPAGAKDQGRGGPLGIQRPGYGGGGQGGSQNRTVLTMEDLGMAVGEYGVNVKRSEFYR from the exons ATGTCTACCACCGCCCCCGAGAATGCCGAACAGGCACCTACCGCCCCGAACACGCAGGAGGCGGCGCCCCCTGCCGAaggaacagcagcagcagcgccggccgacgccgctgctGTCTCTGAGGCCGTCGCACCAGGCCCCGAGCCCAAGGCCATCACCCGCAAGGACATGTCCCTCCGCGAGTTCTTGACCAAGATGGATGACTATGCTCCAATT ATCCCCGATGCTGTTACAAACTATTACATGACCAAGGCTGGCCTTCCCCCACCACCGCAGACCGACCcccgcctcgcgcgcctgctcgccctcgcgACGCAAAAGTTCATCGCCGACATCTCCGCCGACGCCTACCAGTACAGCCGCATCCGCGCCTCCAACTCCAACGCGAATAACCCCATGGGtaacctcggcgccgccgcaggcTTCCCCATCCCCGGCCAGCCCACAGGCCCGGCGGGCGCAAAGGACCAGGGCCGCGGTGGCCCCCTGGGCATCCAGAGGCCGGGctacggcggcggtggacaGGGCGGCAGTCAAAACAGAACCGTCCTTACCATGGAGGATCTCGGCATGGCTGTCGGCGAGTACGGCGTCAACGTGAAGAGGAGCGAGTTCTACCGATGA
- a CDS encoding 37S ribosomal protein S19 has protein sequence MDTKQSVEYVLLLTHSIPNQIRCSEVLRGSGTVDGSGPGGEHRVGSARSTGSSRDTDKFWKLGNSSRVALEKEHQKARLPDRRQGHHIVKNRKEVFAKMQPTRALLKRSVWKGPHIVPLPIVRPQPGQKVVPIRTQARSATILPNFVGLKFQVYNGKAYIDVTITEDMVGHKLGEFSPTRKPFIWTRL, from the exons ATGGACACAAAGCAGTCAGTCGAGTATGTTCTGCTGTTGACACATTCTATACCTAATCAGATTCGCTGTTCGGAGGTCCTGCGAGGGAGCGGAACCGTGGATGGCAGTGGCCCGGGGGGTGAACACAGAGTCGGCTCCGCACGGAGCACCGGCTCATCACGTGACACGGACAAATTCTGGAAGCTCGGAAATTCTTCCCGCGTCGCACTCGAGAAGGAGCATCAGAAGGCGCGGCTACCAGACCGCAGACAGGGCCATCATATCGTAAAAAACAGAAAAGAGGTGTTTGCGAAAATGCAGCCAACAAGAGCCCTCCTGAAGAGATCCGTGTGGAAGG GACCGCACATCGTCCC TCTCCCGATCGTACGGCCCCAGCCCGGACAGAAGGTCGTCCCCATCCGGACGCAGGCCCGTTCTGCGACGATTCTGCCCAACTTCGTCGGCCTCAAATTCCAGGTCTACAACGGCAAAGCATACATCGACGTGACGATTACCGAAGACATGGTCGGACACAAGCTGGGAGAGTTCTCGCC GACGAGGAAGCCCTTCATCTGGACCAGATTGTAA
- a CDS encoding Cellulase, with translation MKFSNVALGAASVASVLAAPIDGAKEKRAGKFEFLGVNESGGEFGQNTLPGQLGKEYTWPNKTAIDTLRSQGLNTFRIGTMMERIIPDKLTGTINETYFSGLEDLVKDVTSKGSYAVIDPHNYGRYYGNIITSSADFGAWWKTVAARFKDNEKVIFDTNNEYHDMENSLVKDLNQAAIDNIRAAGATKQKIWIEGNSYSGAWHWIESGSGDALKDLTDPADATGKLLYYEMHQYLDTDGSGTNEACVSSTIGAERLAVATKWLKDNNKQGVLGEIGAGANEQCQTAVKGALQHLADNSEQWKGALWWAAGPWWADYMYSMEPTTGKAYTAYLPTLKTFA, from the exons ATGAAGTTCTCCAACGTTGCTCTGGGAGCTGCGTCCGTCGCGTCGGTCCTGGCGGCCCCCATCGACGGCGCCAAGGAGAAGCGCGCCGGCAAGTTTGAGTTCCTGGGCGTCAacgagagcggcggcgagttTGGCCAAAACACGCTGCCCGGCCAGCTGGGCAAGGAGTACACATGGCCCAACAAGACTGCCATCGAT ACCTTGAGATCCCAGGGCCTCAACACCTTCCGTATCGGAACGATGATGGAGCGTATCATCCCTGACAAGCTGACCGGCACAATCAACGAGACGTACTTCTCTGGCCTCGAGGAT CTCGTCAAGGATGTTACGTCCAAGGGCTCCtacgccgtcatcgacccGCACAACTACGGGCGGTACTACggcaacatcatcaccagcTCGGCCGACTTTGGCGCCTGGTGGAAGACGGTGGCCGCCCGTTTCAAGGACAACGAGAAGGTCATCTTCGACACCAACAACGAGTACCACGACATGGAGAACTCGCTTGTCAAGGACCTGAACCAGGCAGCCATCGACAACATTCGGGCCGCGGGCGCCACGAAGCAGAAGATCTGGATCGAGGGCAACTCTTACTCGGGAGCCTGGCACTGG ATCGAGAGCGGCTCCGGCGACGCGCTCAAGGATCTCACGGACCCTGCGGATGCCACCGGCAAGCTCCTCTACTACGAGATGCACCAGTACCTCGACACGGACGGATCCGGCACCAACGAGGCGTGCGTCAGCAGCACGATCGGCGCGGAGCGCCTCGCGGTCGCGACCAAGTGGCTCAAGGACAACAACAAGCAGGGCGTGCTCGGGGAGATCGGGGCGGGCGCCAACGAGCAGTGCCAGACGGCCGTTAAAGGCGCCCTCCAGCACCTCGCCGACAACTCGGAGCAGTGGAAGGG AGCGCTTTGGTGGGCGGCGGGACCTTGGTGGGCGGACTACATGTACAGCATGGAGCCTACAACTGGAAAGGCGTACACGGCATACCTCCCGACGCTCAAGACGTTTGCTTGA
- a CDS encoding Phosphate transporter, with protein sequence MSLLAHAAAVRDHVVPTPSTDNARSTNLIIMLGMVQVSRKVPFDDPNVLNLCRAGYIASNLIIAIIYLYVHAKINKKKDLTTLKYVEPAPMGSSEEGKLVTTTIHAYDTTQLRAAFRSQAMGIAMMGFMHIYMKYTNPLLIQSIIPLKGALESNLVKIHVFGHPASGDLKRPFKAAAGLMQGLQGGSVQNDKKAIETAERAGRGGAKEE encoded by the exons ATG TCTCTGCTCGCGCATGCCGCTGCCGTCCGCGATCACGTTGTGCCGACGCCCAGTACTGACAATGCCCGCAGCACCAACCTGATCATCATGCTTGGCATGGTCCAGGTCTCGCGCAAGGTCCCCTTCGATGACCCCAACGTCCTGAACCTGTGCCGCGCCGGCTACATTGCCAGcaacctcatcatcgccatcatctaCCTCTACGTCCATGCCAAGATCAACAAGAAAAAGG ATCTGACGACGCTCAAGTACGTTGAGCCGGCGCCTATGGGTTCCTCGGAGGAGGGCAAGCTCGTCACGACGACGATCCACGCCTACGACACGACCCAGCTCCGCGCGGCCTTCCGCTCCCAGGCTATGGGTATCGCCATGATGGGCTTCATGCACATCTACATGAAGTACACCAACCCCCTCCTCATCCAGTCCATTATTCCCCTCAAGGGCGCCCTCGAGAGCAACCTCGTCAAGATCCACGTCTTCGGCCACCCTGCCTCTGGCGACCTTAAGCGCCCtttcaaggccgccgccggcctgatGCAGGGTCTCCAGGGCGGTTCCGTCCAGAACGACAAGAAGGCCATCGAGACCGCCGAGCGTGCCGGGCGCGGTGGTGCCAAGGAGGAGTAA
- a CDS encoding DNA repair protein, which translates to MVRPSTPPPNPASAPRPAATPPTPAATRRMEESRLRAKAIRDRRDAELAASGAPSAPKTASGFVSTQDVHITKAGASQPSDLSRKRPHSSISTAADPRQPHPATNRDARDTQAAPRPARNFAKFVDFNMSAMTDTKGGFLTAEDDPHNTALVPKTKPGGGGPPQEEKPKGMSSQEWERLQLLRKLRRQKAGPFEPGLSVLADDTARKLCADCGSLEIDFVWDEVFGVRVCHACKDAHPDKYSLLTKTECKEDYLLTDEELKDPELLPHLSRPNPHKSHWHDMMLFLRLQVEEYAFTTKWGSAEKLDAEFARREADKKRRKEAKFREKLNDLKRKTRTEAIRRQQATVAAGAGPKGFGDSVGGGRHVHDWGRAVENEDGMTVKTCNGCGMEVEELEF; encoded by the exons ATGGTCCGCCcctcaacaccaccgccgaACCCGGCATCCGCACCGCGGCCCGCTGCGACACCACCAACCCCAGCGGCAACCCGTCGCATG GAGGAATCTCGACTTCGAGCCAAAGCCATCCGCGACCGCCGCGATGCCGAGCTGGCTGCCTCTGGTGCCCCTTCCGCCCCCAAGACGGCCTCGGGCTTCGTATCGACCCAAGATGTCCACATTACAAAGGCCGGCGCCTCCCAACCGTCCGATCTCTCCCGCAAACGCCCGCActcgtccatctcgaccGCTGCCGACCCGCGCCAGCCGCATCCGGCGACGAACCGCGATGCCCGCGACACCCAAGCTGCGCCCCGGCCGGCGCGCAACTTTGCCAAATTTGTCGACTTCAACATGTCCGCCATGACGGACACGAAAGGCGGCTTTCTTACGGCTGAGGACGACCCACACAACACCGCGCTCGTACCAAAGACGAaaccaggcggcggcggcccgccacaggaggagaagcccaagggcatgTCTTCGCAGGAGTGGGAACGCCTTCAGTTGCTCCGCAAGCTCCGCCGCCAAAAGGCTGGCCCCTTCGAGCCGGGCCTCAGTGTGCTCGCCGATGACACCGCCCGCAAGCTGTGCGCCGACTGCGGCTCCCTCGAGATTGACTTCGTCTGGGACGAGGTGTTTGGCGTACGGGTCTGTCACGCGTGCAAGGACGCCCACCCAGACAAGTACTCGCTACTGACCAAGACCGAATGTAAGGAGGACTACCTTCTCACGGAtgaggagctcaaggaccCGGAGCTGCTGCCGCATTTGTCGCGCCCTAACCCGCACAAGTCGCACTGGCACGACATGATGCTCTTCCTGCGCCTCCAAGTCGAGGAGTACGCCTTCACGACCAAGTGGGGGtccgccgagaagctcgatGCCGAGTTCGCTCGCCGTGAGGCCGACAAGAAGCGCCgcaaggaggccaagttccGCGAGAAGCTCAACGACCTCAAGCGCAAGACGCGCACTGAGGCCATCCGCAGGCAGCaggccaccgtcgccgccggcgccggcccgaAAGGGTTTGGCGACtcggtcggcggcgggcgccacgtCCACGACTGgggccgcgccgtcgagaacGAGGACGGCATGACGGTGAAGACCTGCAACGGCTGCGGCATGGAGGTCGAGGAGTTGGAGTTTTAG